Within the Dolichospermum compactum NIES-806 genome, the region GGAAATTTCCTGTTGGTTGCCATAAAACCCCTCCCCGCTCTTCGAGAGGGGAACTGGATTTTCAATAGATTCTTTCTCGTTGTAGAAAACTCGCTTTGGGTAAGGATGTGTGTACACCGTAGCCTTGATAAGGGGGGATTAAGGGGGGTAATAAATATTTGGTACATCATCAGGGACTTTTAAAACACCCTCTGACAAGAATAAGATTTTCAGTAAACCTCTTACCTAAGTTATATTAGATTCAGAGTGTGACAGGAGTAGGGTAATGAAACATTTTCAATATTGGCTTGGGGTCATGGGAATCGGAACAGTTCTGAGTTTAGTGGTAAACTCTCAACCAGCACAGGCACAAGTAGCTTATGGCAGTTATGTTGGTATTAGCCCGACTGTGGGGTTGACAGATGGTACTCAATTGGGTGGAGTCCTGGCTTTTCGCTACAAATTACTAGAAACACCCATTTCTTTCCGCACTCAAGCTTTAATTGGTAAGGGAACAGCAGTAGTCCCGACTGTTTCCTATGACATCCCTCTCAACTGGCAAACTGATGCTTATTTAGGTGCTGGTTTAGTCTTAACTAGTGGTGATACGCCTTCCCCTGTTGGTAATAAAATTAGCTTTGCTTTGCAACCAGGAATTGACTATGTTATTCCTAATAGTAATACTGTGATTTTTGGTAATGCTATTATTGCCTTTGATGCCTACCGAAATACTGGTGGTACGGCTTTATCTTTACAAGGTGGAGTTGGGTTAAGATTTTAATTCTTAATTGGTAATAATTTTTCAAACGTTTGATTTTTAATGTTGAATTTTGGAAAAGATGGTGCTAGACCGAGAAAAAATAGACTTTTACTTAACAGACCTAGAAACTCCTGTAGGTAAGGTGATTAGTGTAACTATTTCTTTGTTAGTTTTAGTATCATCGGGAATTTTTGTGGCAGAAACTTATGATCTTTCTCAGGAGGCTCGCTGGGAATTAAGAGTATTAGATAATTGTGTATTAATAATTTTTGCTGGAGAATATTTACTGCGTTTATGGAGTACAAAAGATAGAATTAAATATATTCTGAGTTTTTATGCAATTATTGACTTAATCTCAATTTTGCCATCTTTTATAGGATTAGTAAATATTAGTTTTATCCGGCTATTACGTTGGTTTAGAATCTTGCGTTTGCTGAGATTTATTGATAAAAAGTTTTTAATTGGTAGTATCAGTAATCAAGATAGTGTAATTTTTGCGAGAATATTATTTACTTTATTTGCGATAGTTTTTGTTTTTTCGGGGTTAATTTATCAAGTTGAACATCCAGTTAATCCCCAGAATTTTGATACTTTTTTAGATGCTTTTTATTTCTCCGTTGTGACAATGACAACGGTGGGATTTGGTGATGTGATCCCAATTTCTGAGTTAGGTCGCTTACTAACGGTATTGATGATTTTAACAGGGGTGGCTCTGATTCCTTGGCAGATTGGTGACTTAATTAGACGATTGGTAAAAACTGCAAATCAGGTAGAAACTGTTTGTCAAGGGTGCGGTTTAGCTTTTCATGATGCAGATGCCGTATTTTGTAAAAGGTGCGGTAAACAATTGTAGCAGCTATTATAACTACATGGGGGTAAAATCACAGTCAAGAGTGAAGTTAATCATAGTAGTTTTTTCTAAGTAGATATATCATACAGAGAGTAACTAGTAATTAAAAGTCATGTCTTCCCACAGGAAAAGCATAATCAAGAAGCTATCGTATCAACAACCATGTACTATGCTCATAAAAATTATTCTGCTTTCTTCCTTCTTCTTCCTAACTCCTACTCTTAACCAAAAAAGCTTTTATGGCTTACGCCACGCTACGCTATCAGTAACCCTTATATATGTCTATGCTTCCTAAAATTTTAATTATTGATGATGAACCTGATAATTTTGATGTAATTGATACGTTGTTAGATAATCAAGGCTATGAACTAAGCTATGTTAATAATGCACAACAGGCCCTGAACCTTTTAGATTATTTTCAACCTGATGTAATTTTGTTAGATGTCATGATGCCAGAAATGAATGGTATCGAATTTTGCAAAAAATTTAAATCCAATTCTCATTGGAAGCATATTCCTATAATTATGGTGACAGCGCTTTCTAGTAAAGAAGATTTATCCCAATGTCTATTAGCAGGTGCTGATGATTTTATTAGTAAACCCATTAATGGATTAGAATTACGTTCGCGGACTCGTTCTATGTTACGAATGAAACAACAATATGATGCTTTGCAAGAAACTTTATATTTACGAGAAGATCTTTCTAATATGATAGTTCATGATTTGCGAAATCCTCTGACAGCTATCATTATGTCTGCGGAAATTTTGCGAATTACAGAATATTCACAAGAGCGTCAGGAGAGAAAAACCAGTCAAATTATTACGAGCGCTCAAAAATTACAATCCATGATTGATAGTTTACTAATCATGGCTAAATTAGATTCTGGTAAGCTCATACTTCAACGAACAGATACTGATATTTTTGATCTTTGTTCTACTGCTATTACCGATATTGAACTAAATATAACTAAAAAAAATCTAGAATTAATTACTAAACTACCAGCACCTGGAATTTCAGTCAGTTTAGATGCCAATCTCATCCGCCGAGTGATTGATAACTTACTGTCTAATGCGATTAAATTCACACCCGAAAAAAGTCAAATCTCTTTTGTTGCTGATTACACATCATCAGGAAAATTCATCATGCAAATAGCTGATTCTGGTCCAGGTATTAAAGAAGAATTAAGAGAAGTAATTTTTGCTAAATATGAAGTAGGAAATCTGATCAGAGGTGCATATCAAATTGGTTTAGGTTTGGCGTTCTGTAAAATGGTTGTTGAAGCTCATGGAGGAAATATTAGTGTAGAGGGAAATGATCCAACTGGGGCAATTTTTATGGTTGAAATTTAGAAAGAGGAGTCAGGAGGAAGAAAGAAGAGGAAGAAAGAAAAAAGAAAAAAGGAGCGTAGTGGCTGCGCCCAATCAAGAATTAATTACGTTTTCTACAGCAGGGGATTCAAAACTCACGTCTTCGTAGACATCTTCTGTCGGACAGTGAAAATCTACACTTGCTAAATGCACATTTTCTCCCTGTCCATAACTATAAAATACCCATTGTCCCTCGGAATTACGACGGAAAATTTCTACATTTCTTCGCGTTTGACTTACTAATACATATTCTTGAAGTGATTCTAAGTGGCGATAATCAGCAAATTTATCACCTCTGTCAAATGCTTCTGTGGTGGGAGATAGGACTTCGATAATTAAACAGGGATAACGCAAAAAGTTATGAAAGGCTTTATCTTTTTGGTCACAACTGACTATGACATCGGGATAGTAATAAGTATTAATTGATTCAATGTGTGCTTTAGTATCGGCAATGTAGGCTTGACATCCACTACCACGTAGATGGTTTCTCAGCAGAGCAAAGACATTACCAGTAATAATTACATGAGTATTACTAGCCCCTGTCATTGCGTAAACGTCTCCGTCTCTGTATTCATGCTTGATAGGGCTGGTTTCTTCCCCTTGGAGATATTCTGTGGGGGAAAGATAGTCATAGCTGGGAGTTGCAATCATAGAAGATGACATCATCTGAATTTGTATTTTATCTAAGTTCCTCCTTATCTAGTTTAGGCTAGAAAAGTTAATGGGGAACTGCTAAATTAGTTAAGGGCGCAGTCCCTGCACCCCTACGGGTTCATTAATTTGCTGGTAATTGTGGGTGTGCTGCTGAGTATTTGCTAACTATGGCAGAAACTTCTGGGTTATAAAGTCTGAGATAATTCCAGTAGTTGCCAAAAACTTGGCGGACGTAATTTCTTGTTTCGTCAAAAGGAATTTCTTCGACAAATTCATCTGGATCTTGTTTGGGTAAGGTTTGTAGCCATTTGGCGACGTTACCGGGACCGGCATTATAACTAGCGATCGCTAACATGGAATTATTGCCATACTGTTGATGAGTATGATCTAAATACCAAGTCCCCAACATAATATTATCGTTAGGATTTTCTAGGTTGAGTTTTTTGATATCTAACCCGATTTGTGGGGCTATCCATGCCCCTGTACTGGGCATAACTTGCATTAAACCTGTTGCACCGACGGGGGATTTAATTTTGGATTGAAAGCGGGATTCTTGCCGCATTAAAGCTGTAACTAATAAGGGATTAAGTTGACGGGAAGTAGACCATTTTTCAATTTCTTGAAAATAAGGAAAAGGGTAACGGGCTTGCCAGTAGATGGGTTGTTGACTTAAAGCTGCATATTCGGCTTTTTCAGTGGGGGTTTCTCGGTCTTCTAATTTAGAGATTTTGTCAATACCAATGAGATATTCACCTTTAGTTAATCTCATCAACCCTTCGGTAAACTGTTCAGCGACACTGGGCTGTTTTTTATTTTTAAATTCTGTTTCCCATTGCCACCAAGCATCACGATCTTGTCCTAGTAAATACAATTCATGGAAAGTCTGAGAACCGGCAGGAGGAACAGGACGTTGCGGGGGAATAATTGCCGGATTCATCACGCGCAAAGTATTAAAATTCCCCACATTTAAACCCAAAATACTGGCAGAACGCCAGGCATAATAAGATTGAGGAAATTCACTAATTACAGCTTTATAAGCAGTAATAGCTTCCTGTTGTTTGCCTAGTATGGTTGCCCATTTCCCCACCCAAAATCCGGCTCTAGGAGCTAAAATACTAGTTTTGTTATTAATAGTAATTGGTTGCGCCCATTGCCATGCTCCCAAAT harbors:
- a CDS encoding Uma2 family endonuclease; this encodes MIATPSYDYLSPTEYLQGEETSPIKHEYRDGDVYAMTGASNTHVIITGNVFALLRNHLRGSGCQAYIADTKAHIESINTYYYPDVIVSCDQKDKAFHNFLRYPCLIIEVLSPTTEAFDRGDKFADYRHLESLQEYVLVSQTRRNVEIFRRNSEGQWVFYSYGQGENVHLASVDFHCPTEDVYEDVSFESPAVENVINS
- a CDS encoding hybrid sensor histidine kinase/response regulator → MLPKILIIDDEPDNFDVIDTLLDNQGYELSYVNNAQQALNLLDYFQPDVILLDVMMPEMNGIEFCKKFKSNSHWKHIPIIMVTALSSKEDLSQCLLAGADDFISKPINGLELRSRTRSMLRMKQQYDALQETLYLREDLSNMIVHDLRNPLTAIIMSAEILRITEYSQERQERKTSQIITSAQKLQSMIDSLLIMAKLDSGKLILQRTDTDIFDLCSTAITDIELNITKKNLELITKLPAPGISVSLDANLIRRVIDNLLSNAIKFTPEKSQISFVADYTSSGKFIMQIADSGPGIKEELREVIFAKYEVGNLIRGAYQIGLGLAFCKMVVEAHGGNISVEGNDPTGAIFMVEI
- a CDS encoding ion transporter, which gives rise to MVLDREKIDFYLTDLETPVGKVISVTISLLVLVSSGIFVAETYDLSQEARWELRVLDNCVLIIFAGEYLLRLWSTKDRIKYILSFYAIIDLISILPSFIGLVNISFIRLLRWFRILRLLRFIDKKFLIGSISNQDSVIFARILFTLFAIVFVFSGLIYQVEHPVNPQNFDTFLDAFYFSVVTMTTVGFGDVIPISELGRLLTVLMILTGVALIPWQIGDLIRRLVKTANQVETVCQGCGLAFHDADAVFCKRCGKQL